Proteins encoded together in one Tripterygium wilfordii isolate XIE 37 chromosome 14, ASM1340144v1, whole genome shotgun sequence window:
- the LOC120014771 gene encoding protein kinase PINOID has protein sequence MLNCGRRDSDGDTSLETANSGSSHSSMSSESCSSFSRISFDLPTCRSSPENLTIKPHRSSDFAYSAIRSATFGRKSGLSFRDFRLLRRIGSGDIGTVYLCRLSNDHGCDGGRVDDRCSYAMKVVDKEVLAVKKKVHRAEMERKILKMLDHPFLPTLYAEFEASHFSCIVMEYCCGGDLHSLRHRQPRKRFSLYSARFYAAEVLVALEYLHMLGIIYRDLKPENVLVRSDGHIMLSDFDLSLCSDAIPAVESSASSPDPASPSNLTYNRPHGTASRFSRLRNRLFPSKKVQNVTPNRLFVAEPVAAKSSSFVGTHEYVSPEVASGGSHGNAVDWWSLGIFMYELIYGGTPFAAASNEMTLRNIVKKPLTFPTHAPSSALESHARDLISGLLNKDPNIRLGSKRGSAEVKTHPFFKGLNFALIRMVTPPEIPGLSLKKQTTSFYHGNGKGQSTAFDYF, from the exons ATGTTAAATTGTGGCCGTCGCGACTCCGACGGTGATACGAGTTTGGAGACCGCAAATTCCGGAAGTAGCCATAGTTCAATGAGCAGTGAGAGCTGTAGCAGTTTCAGCCGCATCTCCTTCGACCTCCCGACTTGCCGGTCCTCGCCGGAGAATCTCACGATCAAGCCTCACCGCTCCTCCGACTTCGCATACTCCGCCATCCGCTCCGCCACTTTCGGCCGGAAGTCTGGCCTCAGCTTCCGTGACTTCCGTCTTCTCCGCCGCATCGGGTCCGGCGACATTGGAACGGTCTACCTCTGCCGGTTGTCAAATGATCATGGATGTGACGGAGGAAGAGTGGATGACCGGTGTTCCTACGCGATGAAGGTTGTGGATAAAGAGGTTCTGGCGGTGAAAAAGAAGGTGCATAGAGCGGAGATGGAGAGGAAGATTTTGAAAATGTTGGATCATCCATTTTTGCCTACTTTGTACGCGGAGTTCGAGGCTTCACATTTCTCGTGTATTGTCATGGAATACTGTTGCGGCGGCGATTTGCATTCTTTGAGACATCGACAGCCTCGCAAACGCTTCTCTTTGTACTCTGCAAG GTTTTACGCTGCAGAGGTTCTTGTAGCGTTAGAGTACCTTCACATGCTGGGAATCATCTACAGAGATTTAAAGCCGGAAAACGTGTTAGTAAGATCAGACGGCCACATCATGCTCTCTGATTTTGATCTGTCGCTCTGCTCAGACGCAATCCCAGCCGTAGAATCATCCGCGTCGTCACCGGATCCAGCCTCCCCTTCGAACTTAACCTACAACCGACCGCACGGTACCGCAAGCAGGTTTTCTCGCCTCCGTAACAGGCTGTTCCCGTCTAAGAAAGTCCAGAACGTGACCCCCAACAGACTCTTCGTGGCCGAGCCGGTTGCAGCGAAGTCTTCCTCCTTCGTTGGGACCCACGAGTATGTGTCCCCAGAAGTCGCCTCCGGTGGGTCCCACGGAAATGCCGTTGACTGGTGGTCTCTGGGGATTTTCATGTATGAATTGATCTACGGCGGGACACCGTTTGCGGCTGCATCGAACGAGATGACGCTGCGTAACATCGTGAAGAAACCCTTGACTTTTCCTACTCACGCACCGTCGTCAGCGCTCGAGTCCCACGCGCGAGACTTGATATCGGGATTGTTGAACAAGGATCCGAATATCCGACTCGGGTCGAAGCGCGGATCCGCTGAGGTTAAAACCCACCCGTTTTTTAAAGGGCTTAACTTTGCTCTAATACGGATGGTTACTCCCCCAGAAATCCCAGGTTTGAGTTTAAAAAAGCAAACGACGAGTTTTTACCACGGTAACGGTAAGGGACAATCAACAGCGTTCGATTACTTTTAG
- the LOC120015744 gene encoding glucan endo-1,3-beta-glucosidase 13-like, with the protein MKTHMLVLFCLLLLECYLGSGIVVQEKADAAIPVTTLSPPEGNTSFLDGTTWCVALAGVSQIDLQNALDWACGLGMADCTPIQKGGHCYDPDTLVSHASYAFNNYYQQNGNSDIACNFGGTATLVQNDPSYGKCLYSAASGSVASSAAPISRSFIWWKFAAVLLLLYWRSL; encoded by the exons ATGAAAACGCATATGTTGGTTCTCTTCTGCCTATTATTGCTGGAATGTTATCTGG GAAGTGGAATAGTGGTGCAAGAGAAGGCAGATGCAGCAATTCCAGTCACAACGCTATCACCTCCGGAAGGCAACACTAGTTTCTTGGATGGCACAACATGGTGTGTGGCACTTGCAGGTGTCTCTCAAATTGATTTGCAGAATGCTTTAGACTGGGCTTGTGGATTGGGAATGGCAGACTGCACTCCCATTCAAAAGGGAGGACACTGCTATGATCCGGACACCCTTGTGTCTCATGCTTCTTATGCTTTCAACAATTACTACCAACAGAATGGCAATTCTGATATCGCTTGCAATTTTGGAGGAACCGCGACTCTAGTTCAAAACGATCCTA GTTATGGAAAATGTCTCTACTCAGCAGCATCTGG ATCTGTGGCCTCTTCAGCAGCGCCGATTTCGCGGAGCTTCATTTGGTGGAAATTTGCTGCAGTGTTACTGCTTTTGTACTGGAGAAGCTTATGA
- the LOC120015573 gene encoding photosystem I reaction center subunit psaK, chloroplastic-like, whose product MAANVMTTLPQFNGLRPKFPTTAAPVQTMAAVKPIRHRRNGGLVTRCDFIGSPTNLIMVTSTTLMLFAGRFGLAPSANKKSTAGLKLEVRDSGLQTGDPAGFTLADTLACGSVGHIIGVGVVLGLKNTGVL is encoded by the exons ATGGCAGCCAATGTGATGACCACTCTCCCACAATTCAACGGTCTCAGACCCAAATTCCCAACAACAGCAGCACCAGTGCAGACCATG GCTGCTGTGAAACCAATAAGGCATAGAAGAAATGGAGGATTGGTTACTCGCTGTGACTTCATTGGTTCGCCAACTAATCTG ATTATGGTGACAAGCACAACATTGATGTTGTTTGCTGGAAGGTTTGGGTTGGCACCATCTGCAAACAAGAAATCCACAGCAGGACTGAAGCTTGAAGTGAGGGACTCTGGATTACAGACTGGAGACCCTGCTGGTTTCACACTTGCAGATACTTTGGCTTGTGGTTCTGTTGGTCACATTATTGGTGTTGGGGTTGTTCTTGGCCTTAAAAACACTGGTGTTCTCTAA